A genomic region of Bombus pyrosoma isolate SC7728 linkage group LG6, ASM1482585v1, whole genome shotgun sequence contains the following coding sequences:
- the LOC122568116 gene encoding uncharacterized protein LOC122568116 isoform X3 → MGGASDTLAWSCLVFSYIRHSPFVPMPLQWGKSNKQHRATSQRSRAFTSQYSCHRAAFNDEDTGNGRCFVEVAPFVVGPHHRTPLSVWRRSTARRARRTSTPGVATPLLHATPSRPSSYSCLFSLCLQLAARISAPRGLGPESLRMLNGHYSHRLARKVGFVGKLVK, encoded by the exons ATGGGTGGAGCTAGCGACACGCTGGCGTGGTCGTGTCTCGTTTTCTCGTACATCCGACATTCCCCGTTTGTACCGATGCCGTTACAGTGGGGGAAATCGAACAAGCAACATCGTGCGACGTCGCAACGTTCTCGAGCCTTCACCAGCCAGTATTCGTGCCACAGAGCCGCTTTCAACGACGAGGATACTGGAAATGGGCGGTGCTTCGTGGAGGTGGCGCCCTTTGTCGTTGGACCGCACCACAGGACGCCATTGTCTGTTTGGCGGCGCAGCACCGCGCGGCGTGCGCGACGCACGTCGACGCCCGGCGTCGCGACGCCACTCTTGCACGCAACGCCGTCGCGGCCGTCGTCATACTCCTGCCTCTTTTCTCTCTGCCTTCAGCTAGCCGCCCGAATTTCTGCGCCGAGAG GTTTGGGTCCTGAATCTTTAAGAATGCTAAATGGACATTACTCGCACCGGTTGGCTAGGAAAGTGggtttcgttggaaaattggTTAAGTGA
- the LOC122568116 gene encoding uncharacterized protein LOC122568116 isoform X2, whose product MGGASDTLAWSCLVFSYIRHSPFVPMPLQWGKSNKQHRATSQRSRAFTSQYSCHRAAFNDEDTGNGRCFVEVAPFVVGPHHRTPLSVWRRSTARRARRTSTPGVATPLLHATPSRPSSYSCLFSLCLQLAARISAPRGHISSSTPHRIFAILAYELSHLQMSGGRVSSFSINRESRGSHYISGKIGWPEVGNGQSIVYADNLING is encoded by the exons ATGGGTGGAGCTAGCGACACGCTGGCGTGGTCGTGTCTCGTTTTCTCGTACATCCGACATTCCCCGTTTGTACCGATGCCGTTACAGTGGGGGAAATCGAACAAGCAACATCGTGCGACGTCGCAACGTTCTCGAGCCTTCACCAGCCAGTATTCGTGCCACAGAGCCGCTTTCAACGACGAGGATACTGGAAATGGGCGGTGCTTCGTGGAGGTGGCGCCCTTTGTCGTTGGACCGCACCACAGGACGCCATTGTCTGTTTGGCGGCGCAGCACCGCGCGGCGTGCGCGACGCACGTCGACGCCCGGCGTCGCGACGCCACTCTTGCACGCAACGCCGTCGCGGCCGTCGTCATACTCCTGCCTCTTTTCTCTCTGCCTTCAGCTAGCCGCCCGAATTTCTGCGCCGAGAG GTCATATTTCGTCGTCAACGCCACACCGTATCTTCGCTATATTGGCATACGAATTGTCACATTTGCAAATGTCTGGCGGCCGTGTATCGAGTTTTTCAATAAACCGCGAGTCTCGTGGCTCACATTATATATCCGGCAAAATCGGATGGCCGGAGGTCGGAAATGGACAATCTATTGTTTACGCGGATAATCTTATTAATG gCTAA
- the LOC122568116 gene encoding uncharacterized protein LOC122568116 isoform X1, with the protein MGGASDTLAWSCLVFSYIRHSPFVPMPLQWGKSNKQHRATSQRSRAFTSQYSCHRAAFNDEDTGNGRCFVEVAPFVVGPHHRTPLSVWRRSTARRARRTSTPGVATPLLHATPSRPSSYSCLFSLCLQLAARISAPRGHISSSTPHRIFAILAYELSHLQMSGGRVSSFSINRESRGSHYISGKIGWPEVGNGQSIVYADNLINE; encoded by the exons ATGGGTGGAGCTAGCGACACGCTGGCGTGGTCGTGTCTCGTTTTCTCGTACATCCGACATTCCCCGTTTGTACCGATGCCGTTACAGTGGGGGAAATCGAACAAGCAACATCGTGCGACGTCGCAACGTTCTCGAGCCTTCACCAGCCAGTATTCGTGCCACAGAGCCGCTTTCAACGACGAGGATACTGGAAATGGGCGGTGCTTCGTGGAGGTGGCGCCCTTTGTCGTTGGACCGCACCACAGGACGCCATTGTCTGTTTGGCGGCGCAGCACCGCGCGGCGTGCGCGACGCACGTCGACGCCCGGCGTCGCGACGCCACTCTTGCACGCAACGCCGTCGCGGCCGTCGTCATACTCCTGCCTCTTTTCTCTCTGCCTTCAGCTAGCCGCCCGAATTTCTGCGCCGAGAG GTCATATTTCGTCGTCAACGCCACACCGTATCTTCGCTATATTGGCATACGAATTGTCACATTTGCAAATGTCTGGCGGCCGTGTATCGAGTTTTTCAATAAACCGCGAGTCTCGTGGCTCACATTATATATCCGGCAAAATCGGATGGCCGGAGGTCGGAAATGGACAATCTATTGTTTACGCGGATAATCTTATTAATG AATGA